TCGCCGCAACGTGGCAGAGGTCGAGGATTGTGGGCGTGAGGTCGATGTGGGCGGCCGGCTGCTCGATGACGTGACCCGGCTTGATGCGGCCGGGTAGTCGGACGTAGCACGGCACGCGGATGCCGCCTTCGTAGACCGTGCCCTTGCGGTTGCGGAGCCCGGCGTTGTAACGGACGCCGCCCGGGCCGTTATCGGTCATGAAGATGACGAGCGTGTCGTCGGCCAGCTTTTTCTCTTCGAGCGCTTTCAACAACCGCCCGAAATTGGTGTCGATGTTCTCGATCATGCCATAGGCGGCCGCGATTTGTTCGGTGTTGACCTTCGGCCCTGCCCACGGTTGACCGCTTTTCGGGAACCCGGCGGCTGTCAGATCGAGCTTCCGGTAGGGCGCGGCCAGAGAATCCGGGACTTCAAACGGATCGTGCGGGGCGTTGTACGCGACGTAAGCGAAAAACGGCTCTCGCTTGTCCGCGGCGATAAAGTCGAGCGCCGCGTCGGTGAAGACGTCTGTGCAATACCCCTTGGTTTTCACCTCCCGGCCGTTGCGAATTAGGACCGGGTCGAAGTAAGCGGTCGCGGGCTTCATTTCGGGTGAGTCCGAAGGCTGTGCCAGGCCGCCGCCGTTGTGCCAGAGGGTGGTCTGAAAGCCGCGGTCTTCGGGGCGGAGCGGGTAGTTGTCGCCGAGGTGCCATTTACCGAAGAGGCCGGTGCGATAACCCTGCTCGCCCAACCGTTCCGCGAGGGTCCGCACGCCGGGCCTCATCATCGCCCGCCCGAGGAAGGTGTCGACGACGCCGGTCCGGTAGTTGTAAAGCCCGCTCAGGAGCGACGACCGCGTGGGCGAACAGACCGGGCTCACGTAAAAGTTCTTGAGCCACGCGCTGTTCTTGGCGAAGGCGTCGATGCCCGGCGTCTTGACCACCGGGTTTCCATGCGCCCCCAGGTCGCCGAACCCCTGATCGTCCGTGATAACGAGTAGGACGTTTGGCCGGTCGGCGGCCCGACCCGCGCCGGCGAAGATCAACAGGGCGGCAACGAGCATGATCCGGCGGGGTGACATTTCCAAACTCCTCCGGGGAAAGGGTTCGAGAGATATCACACCATGAACACCCTCCGCGAGCAACTGGCCGCCCTGGAACACGAGCAGTGGGCTCACTGTACGCGGCACCTGCTCGCGCACGCGACGCCGGAAAACATTGCTCGGTGGCAGAGGCAATGTGACACGCCCTACGACCAGCTCACCGAAGAGGAGAAAGACGCGGACCGGGGATGGGCGGACCGCGCACTCGCGATCATCGAGCGAGACCGGCCGTGCGGATGAGCCTCCGCTACCGCCTGCTCGTGCCGCTGCTGGTCGTCGTGGCCGGGGACGCGGCCGCGACCGCGTGGGCGACACGGTCGGCGGCCGCCAGCGCGGAGCGCCGGATCGCCGCGCAGCTCCGTGCCGTCGCCCACACCCTGACCGAACCGCCCACGTTTCCCTTGAGTTCCCGGGTGTTAGAGCAGATGCGGGGGCTGTCCGGGGCCGAGTTCCTGCTCGTGCGCGCCGATGGCACGCGGGTCACGACGTTTCCCGACCCCGAAACGACTCCGCCCGACGAGACCGAGCTGCCTACCAATCCGAGCGACCCGACTGTCGACCTCGGCCCGCCGGTCAGCGCAGCCGGGGCCGAATTTCGTTGCCTCCGGCTTCCGCTCCGTCAGCAGCCGAACGAAGGTGGCACACTCTTCATCTACTATCCCGAGTCGCTTCGGCGAACGGCAGTTCGTGAGGCTGCCCAGCCGACGCTGATTCTGGGCGGCGTCGGCGGGTTGGTGGCGGTCGTGTTAACCGTGGTCGTGGGTCGGCGACTGGTGAACCGCGTGCGAGAACTCGACCAGCGGACTCGCGCGATCGCGGACGGGGATTTTCGGCCGATGCCGATCCCGCGCCAGGACGACGAGCTGCGCGACCTGTGTCGCGCGGTCAACGACATGGCCCGCCGCCTTGCCGAGTATCAGGACGCTCTCAAGCAAACCGAACGGGTTCGCATCCTCGCCCAGTTCGCGGGTGGGCTCGCGCACCAGATCCGCAACGCCGCTGCCGGCGCGCGACTGGCCGTGCAACTGCACGCCGGGGACTGCCAGGCGGACGACGGCGAGTCCCTCGCGGTGGCGCTCCGCCAGCTCGCGCGGATCGAAACCAACCTGCGTCAGTTCCTCGACCTGGGTCGCCCGCCGGACACGGTCAAGAAGGCGTGCGATTTAGGCGTGTTGATTAGTCAAGCGGTCTCCCTTTTACAGCCACAAGCACGACACGCACAGACCGCGCTGGTCTGGAACGCACCCCCGGACTCGGCACCCTTCGCCGGCGACCCGACGCAACTCGGTCACTTGTTCCTGAATGTGATCGGCAACGCCGTCGAGGCCGCCGGCCCCGGAGGAGCGGTCGACGTGTTGGTGCGCGACGAAACGCCCAACTGGGTCGTGGAAATCAGCGACACCGGGCGCGGCCCGCCGGACGAACTCGCCGACCGGCTGTTCGACCCGTTCGTGACCGGGAAAGAGCAGGGGATCGGCCTCGGACTGGCGGTGGCTAAACAAGCGGTCGAGGTACACGGCGGCCGGATCGGGTGGTCTCGCCGGGGTGGGAAAACGGTGTTTCGAGTGGAGTTGCCGAGGGCGTGAAAGAACAACAGAGATTAGCCACAGAGGTCACAGAGCCCACAGAGAGAAGACAAGAGACATTACTCTTGTCTTCTCTCTGTGGGCTCTGTGACCTCTGTGGCTAATCTCTGTTCTTTTATTGTTCCGTGTATAGGTCGTGAATCATCGGGTCGAGCCGCTTGGTGTTGCGCTCGACGGCGAGGACGATGGTCTGCTCTTCCATCCCGTCCGACGACGTGGCCACGGCCGGGATGATCTGCCGGCTGTCCGGGAGGCTGAACCGCATGGTGAACCGGCCGTCCGGGCGGAGCTTCACCGGCTCGTTTTGAAGCGTCACGCTCGCGGTCGGGTCGGTTTTGCCGTAGACGATCAGCTCGGCGTCGATGTCGAAAAAGAACTTCTTCAGTTTGCCGGGAAGGACCGCCCCGCTGCCGAACGGAGATTCCTTGAGCGGCCGATTGAACTGCTCGTCGAGCAACTCGCGGGCGTGTGCCGTGTCCGCGTTCGACGCACGATCCGCGGGGGAGCCGTCCCCACCCAAATCGCCATCCAGCGGCTCGCTCGCGCCGGCTTTCGGCGGGTTGATGACGTTGGACCGCGAGAGCGGGAAGAAGCGGCCGGCGCGGGTGATGTACCCGATGTCCGCCCGGTACGACCGCGGCGGCTGAGGCACGTCGATGTACCAGTGGTTGCAGCCGCCGTGAATGATGATGTCCCGCAGCGGCGCTTCCGACGTACTCGTCGTGTCCTGCGAGGTCACGTCGAACAGCCGCAGAATTGGCCGCGCCCCGTGCCAGTCCTGGCCGAGCGCCGCTTCCGCCCGCTGCACCGACTGGAGCGTCAATTCCCAGAAGGCGTGGAGCCAAAAGGGATCGGGTGCGGTCAGAACGATCCGGTCTTTCATCGGGCCGGATTTGGTGGCTTTGGCCGAGAGGTCCTTGTCGGCGGGGATCATCGCCTCGACCCGCGACGTCGGCTGGATGACCACGGGCGGCTTGCCGGCCGGTTTCGCGGGAACGGCCTGGCGATTGGCCTGGCCGGGGGTCGGCTTGACCGGCGGCGCGGTTGGCGATTTCGCGGTCGGAACCACCCGCGCGGGCTGGACCGGCTTGGCTGCGGGCTTTGCGGTCCCGTTCGTACCGTGCTTGGCCGCCCCGTTGACGTGAGATGGGGTTCGGTGGGCGGTCCCGTTGACCGCGGGTTTATTGACGGGCTTGGCCGGCTTTGAGGAGGACGCGGCAGGGACGGCGGGCGCGGCGGGGGCGGGGGTCGTCCGCGTCGCGCGGGCCGCGGGGCGTGCCGAGGGCCGCGCGGACGCCTGTCTCGCGGGTTTCGCCGCCGGTCGGGCCGGTTTGGCCGGTTTGACCGGCGGCTCGGATTTCGCCAAAACTCGGACCAGTTCGTCTTTATTCATACTTTCCCACCCGACGATACCCCGGCGGCGGGCGAGGTCGGCGAGTTCTTTCTTCGTTCGCTCAGCCAAAGGTGGCTTGCTCATCGAATCACACTCCCTACCGACACCGATGTCGGCGGCGGGCGGAAGGTTTTTGGGGACATCCGTGCGGGTCAGCCCCGGAATCCTTATCCGGGGCAGGTCGAATCAACGCCAACGAAAGCCTAACCATACTGTTTCAGCCCAACGGCTCACCGACCCGAGTCGATCCACTCGTCTTATTCTACGGGACGTCACCCGGGCGTTGACGGGTCAAACGGCCCCGGGTCATAAGCCAAGGCGGCTGGAACTTCGTTCCGAAAGAAAGGGGCGTAGGTGGGAGGGATCATCTCGACTTCGTTAGAGGGTCTTCCAAACCATCTCATTAGCCTGATGTAAACTCTAAAGAAAATCGAATCCCTATGTCAACGCGAGTTGGTTATTTATGTCAAGGTTTAGCGATTTTTGGGCCTGCATGGGACGGCTGGGGCAAAAGCGTCGAGGGGCTGGGAATCATCCGCCGGGGGTGAAGTCCGCGGGAAAACTGAGTGGTTTTTAGCCGGTTCGCACCGAAATCATCCGGCCCAAATGCCCTGATTCTGGGCACCTCGGACGATCGGTGGGGGAGCTGTCTCCGGGGCTTGTGAAAAAATTCACGATTAGCGTTGACGTTTCTCGTAGCCGTCCGAGAATGCTTGTATCTCAGCACGGATGAGTCTGAAAAAGATACTGTTTTGAGTGAAATCCGGGTGTCTTATGCCTCCCCGCCGGCCCCCGCTCAGTGCGGTCGGATTGGCGATGATCGGGTCTCAGATGGCCGGGTTTACGATCCTCGGCGTGCTGATTGATTGGGCGGCCGGTAGCGTTCCGTGGGCAACCTGTTTGGGAACCCTGTTCGGATTCGTTGCCGCGTTCATACAACTGATACGGTCGGTTCAGTCGCCCCAGAATCCCGACGGAACAAGTAGCCCGTCAGATCGCGAAGGCGGACCGGGGTGAACGAGCCGAGCCATGACCAGCGGTGATCTCGGGCGGCTTTTGTTGCCGGTTACCGTGGTGCTTACTGTCGGCCTTTTGTTTAGTATCTGGTTGGGAAAGTGGTACTGGATCGGAGCCTTAACCGGATTCGGTCTGGTCGTGCCGCTTTTCTTGGCCGCCGCTTTGACCACCCGGTGGTTAGTCCACCGTAGCCCGCGATCCGTGCTGCTTGGTTTTTTTGCGACCATGCTGGTTCGCAGCACAGCATTGCTCCTGGGCGGATTGATCGTATTTCTAGCTGCCGGTGGGTCCGGCGCTAGGCAAAATGAGGTACTCGCTTATTGGCTGCTTCTGCTCGCTAGTTACTTAGCAATCCTTGTGCCGGAAATTATGGGATTGCGAAAGCACACACAGCGGGTGGACGGGACAGCGAGCGGCGTGTCGAACGTGGGGGAGGAGTAAGCCATGTCGGATCCGGTAACCGGGGGAAAGCC
This is a stretch of genomic DNA from Fimbriiglobus ruber. It encodes these proteins:
- a CDS encoding arylsulfatase — encoded protein: MSPRRIMLVAALLIFAGAGRAADRPNVLLVITDDQGFGDLGAHGNPVVKTPGIDAFAKNSAWLKNFYVSPVCSPTRSSLLSGLYNYRTGVVDTFLGRAMMRPGVRTLAERLGEQGYRTGLFGKWHLGDNYPLRPEDRGFQTTLWHNGGGLAQPSDSPEMKPATAYFDPVLIRNGREVKTKGYCTDVFTDAALDFIAADKREPFFAYVAYNAPHDPFEVPDSLAAPYRKLDLTAAGFPKSGQPWAGPKVNTEQIAAAYGMIENIDTNFGRLLKALEEKKLADDTLVIFMTDNGPGGVRYNAGLRNRKGTVYEGGIRVPCYVRLPGRIKPGHVIEQPAAHIDLTPTILDLCHVAAKDSPAFDGRSLTALLAGTETSWPNRTIFLQWHRGNAPERYRAFAARGPRYKLVQATGVAPENTLTPKFELFDLKADPFEQTDLASDRPDEIAALKKQYDDWFTDVTKTGFDPVRVHIGSEHENPARLSRQDWRGPNAGWTADSLGYWEAFAERAGTYEFTVRSRTGFSRYELDLDFPENKQTVGPRVSGPVATPDDNKSPILQTKVNRTLPKGPVRLTARVGDVNKMRGADYLEVRFVEVAK
- a CDS encoding AtpZ/AtpI family protein gives rise to the protein MPPRRPPLSAVGLAMIGSQMAGFTILGVLIDWAAGSVPWATCLGTLFGFVAAFIQLIRSVQSPQNPDGTSSPSDREGGPG
- a CDS encoding DUF4912 domain-containing protein, translated to MSKPPLAERTKKELADLARRRGIVGWESMNKDELVRVLAKSEPPVKPAKPARPAAKPARQASARPSARPAARATRTTPAPAAPAVPAASSSKPAKPVNKPAVNGTAHRTPSHVNGAAKHGTNGTAKPAAKPVQPARVVPTAKSPTAPPVKPTPGQANRQAVPAKPAGKPPVVIQPTSRVEAMIPADKDLSAKATKSGPMKDRIVLTAPDPFWLHAFWELTLQSVQRAEAALGQDWHGARPILRLFDVTSQDTTSTSEAPLRDIIIHGGCNHWYIDVPQPPRSYRADIGYITRAGRFFPLSRSNVINPPKAGASEPLDGDLGGDGSPADRASNADTAHARELLDEQFNRPLKESPFGSGAVLPGKLKKFFFDIDAELIVYGKTDPTASVTLQNEPVKLRPDGRFTMRFSLPDSRQIIPAVATSSDGMEEQTIVLAVERNTKRLDPMIHDLYTEQ
- a CDS encoding sensor histidine kinase, with the protein product MSLRYRLLVPLLVVVAGDAAATAWATRSAAASAERRIAAQLRAVAHTLTEPPTFPLSSRVLEQMRGLSGAEFLLVRADGTRVTTFPDPETTPPDETELPTNPSDPTVDLGPPVSAAGAEFRCLRLPLRQQPNEGGTLFIYYPESLRRTAVREAAQPTLILGGVGGLVAVVLTVVVGRRLVNRVRELDQRTRAIADGDFRPMPIPRQDDELRDLCRAVNDMARRLAEYQDALKQTERVRILAQFAGGLAHQIRNAAAGARLAVQLHAGDCQADDGESLAVALRQLARIETNLRQFLDLGRPPDTVKKACDLGVLISQAVSLLQPQARHAQTALVWNAPPDSAPFAGDPTQLGHLFLNVIGNAVEAAGPGGAVDVLVRDETPNWVVEISDTGRGPPDELADRLFDPFVTGKEQGIGLGLAVAKQAVEVHGGRIGWSRRGGKTVFRVELPRA